In one Brevibacillus composti genomic region, the following are encoded:
- a CDS encoding BaiN/RdsA family NAD(P)/FAD-dependent oxidoreductase, protein MKARDYDVIVIGGGPAGLMTSIAASSQGARVCLLEKGAKLGRKLIISGGGRCNVTNAKEQDELIKQMPGNGRFLFSVFSQFNNRDIIHFFEELGVALKEEDRGRMFPVTDKAVTVAGALIERMKRQGVEVRLNSPVEQVVYENGQTAGVLLKNGERLASPCVVICVGGCSVPQTGSTGDGYEWARAAGHTITDLYPTEVPLTANDPYIRDKFLQGLSLREIELTLYDPKGKKVSTQEGDMIFTHFGISGPAALRQGHYVSVTQKKFGAAPLSLKIDLMPQKHVDEVMEESWQLLEEHPKKAVKNVIKGFVPERLIPVLLSLANIAEETTLSHMRKQQWRDFAQLVKAFPLTITGTLSLEEAFITGGGVSTKEIDPRTMQSKLMPGLFFAGEVMDVHAHTGGYNITIAFSTGYVAGTHSAQTARVLA, encoded by the coding sequence ATGAAGGCACGAGACTATGATGTCATCGTAATTGGCGGCGGTCCCGCCGGACTAATGACCTCCATTGCGGCCTCCTCCCAGGGAGCACGGGTCTGTCTCCTGGAAAAAGGGGCCAAGCTGGGGCGGAAACTGATTATATCCGGCGGAGGCCGCTGCAATGTGACCAACGCCAAAGAACAGGATGAACTGATTAAACAAATGCCGGGAAACGGACGATTTCTGTTTAGCGTCTTTTCCCAATTCAACAACCGCGATATTATTCACTTTTTTGAGGAGCTGGGTGTGGCCCTCAAGGAAGAGGATCGCGGGCGGATGTTTCCCGTCACGGACAAAGCAGTGACGGTAGCGGGCGCCTTGATCGAGCGAATGAAGCGCCAGGGTGTCGAGGTTCGCTTGAACAGCCCGGTCGAACAGGTCGTGTATGAAAACGGACAGACGGCGGGCGTGCTGCTCAAAAACGGCGAGCGCCTCGCATCCCCCTGTGTGGTCATCTGCGTCGGCGGATGCTCCGTTCCGCAGACCGGTTCTACGGGTGACGGCTATGAATGGGCCCGGGCTGCCGGCCATACGATCACGGATTTGTATCCCACGGAGGTCCCGCTGACAGCAAATGATCCCTACATCCGGGACAAATTCCTGCAAGGCTTGTCGCTGCGGGAGATCGAGCTCACCCTGTACGATCCCAAAGGAAAAAAAGTAAGCACCCAGGAAGGCGATATGATCTTCACCCATTTTGGCATCTCCGGCCCAGCCGCTCTCCGACAAGGGCATTACGTCTCGGTGACGCAGAAAAAGTTCGGCGCCGCGCCGCTCTCCCTGAAAATTGATCTCATGCCGCAGAAGCATGTGGATGAGGTGATGGAGGAGAGCTGGCAGCTGCTTGAGGAGCATCCCAAAAAAGCGGTAAAGAATGTGATCAAAGGCTTCGTACCGGAGCGGCTGATCCCCGTCCTCTTGTCGCTGGCCAACATCGCGGAAGAGACGACGCTGAGTCATATGCGCAAGCAGCAGTGGAGAGATTTCGCTCAGTTGGTCAAAGCATTTCCGCTTACGATTACCGGCACGCTGTCGCTGGAAGAGGCGTTTATCACCGGAGGCGGCGTAAGCACCAAGGAAATCGACCCGCGCACCATGCAATCCAAGCTGATGCCCGGTCTCTTTTTCGCCGGCGAAGTCATGGACGTCCATGCACATACAGGCGGCTACAATATCACCATCGCCTTTTCTACCGGGTATGTCGCCGGTACGCATAGCGCGCAGACCGCACGGGTACTGGCATAA
- a CDS encoding M42 family metallopeptidase, translating into MDNQFQWELWKRLTEAPGVSGFEEPVRAIMREYIESCTEEIVMDRLGSIFGVMRGDEKGPRIMAAGHLDEVGFMVTGISEKGFLSFQPVGGWWGQVLLAQRVRVITPAGAVEGVISSIPPHVLSDDQRNRPMDVRNMYIDIGADSGEEARKAGIRPGQQIVPVCPLTPMLNPRRVMAKAWDNRYGCSLAVELAKELKERPDHPNVVYVGATVQEEVAGMRGAKTAAELINPDLFFALDASPAGDIPGVRDGSGKLGGGVLMRLYDPSYIMPTNLRDFLISICEEENIPYQIYIGKGGTDAKVVQYHGIGVPSAVIGIPSRYIHSHAAIIDRDDYEAAKRLLIAAVRKLDKSTYESILPR; encoded by the coding sequence ATGGACAATCAATTTCAATGGGAATTGTGGAAGCGTCTGACGGAAGCGCCGGGGGTTTCCGGATTTGAAGAGCCTGTTCGTGCGATCATGCGCGAATACATAGAGAGCTGCACCGAGGAAATCGTCATGGATCGACTGGGAAGCATATTCGGGGTGATGCGCGGCGATGAGAAGGGACCGCGCATTATGGCAGCCGGCCATCTGGATGAAGTGGGATTCATGGTCACAGGCATATCGGAAAAGGGCTTTCTTTCCTTTCAGCCGGTCGGAGGCTGGTGGGGACAAGTTCTGCTGGCCCAGCGCGTTCGCGTCATCACGCCAGCCGGGGCGGTAGAGGGCGTCATCAGTTCGATTCCTCCGCATGTGCTCAGCGATGATCAGCGCAATCGCCCGATGGATGTGCGCAACATGTACATCGACATCGGAGCCGATTCCGGCGAGGAGGCGCGAAAAGCAGGCATTCGCCCGGGGCAGCAGATCGTTCCCGTATGTCCGCTTACCCCGATGCTCAATCCGCGCCGGGTCATGGCAAAGGCATGGGACAACCGCTACGGCTGCAGTCTTGCCGTCGAGCTGGCCAAAGAGCTGAAGGAGCGGCCGGATCATCCGAACGTCGTCTACGTCGGGGCGACGGTACAGGAGGAGGTCGCCGGGATGCGCGGAGCGAAGACAGCGGCCGAACTGATCAATCCGGACCTGTTTTTCGCCCTGGATGCCAGTCCGGCTGGCGATATTCCGGGCGTGCGGGATGGCTCCGGAAAGCTGGGAGGCGGCGTCCTGATGCGCCTGTACGATCCGTCGTACATCATGCCGACCAACCTGCGCGACTTTTTGATCTCGATTTGCGAGGAAGAGAATATTCCGTATCAGATCTACATCGGAAAAGGCGGCACGGATGCCAAAGTCGTCCAGTACCACGGCATTGGGGTGCCCTCTGCGGTGATCGGCATTCCGTCGCGCTACATTCACAGCCACGCCGCCATTATCGACCGCGATGACTATGAGGCTGCCAAGCGGCTGCTGATCGCGGCGGTCCGCAAGCTGGACAAATCTACCTACGAAAGCATCCTGCCGAGATAG
- a CDS encoding sporulation protein, translating to MSMFKKLMASVGIGSAKVDARLVEDSLIPGEQVTGEVHIKGGDVTQTIDEIYMYVVTHYERESNDKKVKEEMILAKHRISETFVLNPQEEKVIPFSFQLPFETPLTMGRQPVYLRTGLDIKNAVDPGDSDFIEVNPHPLMAKVLDAIRSLGFQLYKVDCEYNRLLGRTYPFVQEFEFRPTGAYRSRLEELEVVFYLKEGELEVLMELDKRSRGFFGGLQEAFNLDERYARFRVTEADLTRPTSDLASGIDALIRKHLR from the coding sequence ATGTCGATGTTCAAAAAGCTGATGGCCAGTGTGGGAATTGGTTCTGCCAAGGTGGACGCCCGTTTGGTGGAAGACTCGCTCATTCCGGGGGAACAGGTGACGGGAGAGGTGCATATCAAGGGCGGCGATGTTACGCAGACGATCGATGAGATCTATATGTATGTCGTCACGCATTACGAGCGGGAGAGCAACGATAAAAAGGTAAAAGAGGAGATGATCCTCGCCAAGCACCGCATCTCGGAAACATTTGTGCTGAACCCGCAGGAAGAAAAGGTGATTCCGTTTTCCTTCCAGCTTCCCTTTGAGACGCCGCTGACGATGGGGCGGCAGCCCGTGTACCTGCGGACCGGTCTCGACATCAAAAATGCGGTGGACCCCGGCGATTCCGACTTTATCGAGGTGAATCCGCATCCCCTGATGGCAAAGGTGCTCGATGCCATCAGATCGCTCGGTTTTCAGCTGTACAAGGTGGATTGCGAGTACAACCGCCTGCTCGGGCGCACCTACCCGTTTGTGCAGGAATTCGAGTTCCGCCCGACGGGAGCGTACCGCAGCCGGCTGGAGGAGCTGGAAGTGGTCTTTTACCTGAAAGAAGGAGAGCTGGAAGTGCTCATGGAGCTGGACAAACGCTCCCGCGGCTTTTTCGGCGGGCTGCAGGAGGCATTTAATCTGGACGAGCGCTATGCTCGCTTCCGCGTGACCGAGGCGGACTTGACCCGCCCCACAAGCGACCTGGCGAGCGGGATCGATGCGCTGATACGCAAGCACCTGCGCTGA
- a CDS encoding MFS transporter: MNVAAENTLWRNKTYTLLLVLVFFMHLASYLIVPVFPVFLKKARALSLGQVGLVLGVGSVAYQAGSLLGGPLSDRLGRRAIMMAGSLLQAAAMFGYHFSESYTAFLFFSGVNGLGVGLLAPTIKAMIADTVQTFQRTAAFSWRGIFAHLGIILAGLTITWMTARNLYPFVMAAFVFLLLAAGIRLLLPNDRCVGPDCKSTPLSEYRYILRHRSFLLYSGITLLIWAFYAQFTLVLPLRGEYVLKSAHLIGLIWTINSVSVVLLQGLISRFILFRINPYLSLILGILMVGTGLFGIGFADRFATLSGAAILFIIGEMLLMPVQDSLVGHFAREEWLGAYFGIANFVSGIGTALGTSIGGTMVERLGGVGSPYPWITYALITIVLIAVMGLFALYAMPRHKQGGPAAPDRVPRPVRGKEPAK, from the coding sequence GTGAACGTTGCGGCAGAGAACACGCTTTGGCGAAACAAGACCTACACGCTGCTGTTAGTCCTGGTCTTCTTTATGCATCTGGCCTCCTATCTGATCGTACCCGTCTTTCCTGTGTTTCTGAAAAAAGCGAGAGCCCTTTCGCTCGGGCAGGTAGGTCTGGTGCTTGGCGTGGGCAGCGTCGCGTACCAGGCGGGAAGTTTGTTGGGAGGACCGCTGTCCGACCGCCTCGGCCGCCGCGCTATCATGATGGCCGGCTCCCTGCTGCAGGCAGCTGCCATGTTCGGCTACCACTTCAGTGAGAGCTACACGGCTTTTTTGTTTTTCTCCGGGGTAAACGGACTGGGCGTCGGGCTATTGGCACCGACGATCAAAGCGATGATCGCAGATACCGTCCAAACCTTCCAGCGGACGGCAGCCTTTTCCTGGCGCGGCATCTTTGCGCACCTGGGCATTATCCTCGCGGGGCTGACGATTACCTGGATGACCGCCCGCAATCTCTACCCGTTTGTGATGGCTGCCTTTGTTTTTCTGCTGCTGGCTGCGGGGATCCGCTTGCTGTTGCCAAACGACCGCTGCGTCGGTCCAGACTGCAAAAGCACACCCCTGTCGGAGTACCGCTACATCTTGCGGCACCGCAGTTTTCTGCTCTACTCCGGCATTACGCTGCTGATCTGGGCGTTCTATGCTCAATTTACGCTCGTGCTGCCGCTGCGCGGGGAGTACGTCCTCAAGTCGGCCCATCTGATCGGCCTGATCTGGACGATCAATTCCGTCAGCGTGGTGCTGCTGCAAGGCCTGATCTCCCGCTTCATCCTGTTTCGGATCAACCCGTACCTATCGCTGATCCTCGGCATCCTGATGGTGGGGACGGGACTGTTTGGCATCGGCTTCGCGGATCGCTTCGCGACGCTCAGCGGAGCCGCCATCCTGTTTATCATCGGAGAGATGCTGCTGATGCCGGTGCAGGACAGCCTCGTCGGCCATTTTGCCCGGGAAGAGTGGCTGGGCGCCTATTTTGGCATCGCCAATTTCGTCTCCGGAATCGGCACCGCGCTCGGCACCAGCATCGGCGGAACGATGGTCGAGCGCCTGGGCGGCGTGGGCAGCCCCTATCCGTGGATCACCTATGCCCTCATCACGATCGTTCTCATCGCCGTGATGGGACTGTTCGCCCTGTATGCGATGCCCCGCCACAAACAGGGCGGTCCTGCTGCCCCAGACCGAGTCCCCCGTCCCGTCCGGGGAAAAGAGCCGGCCAAGTAA
- a CDS encoding endonuclease/exonuclease/phosphatase family protein, protein MKRAFVSLTFLIVSLLPPRGVEVSNLFAGEGFSLGNNDPVMRIVTYNIRGCRDEAGHADPAAVAAELAGLQADIIALQEVDNGLPRSGFQHQVKRIAGMLGMNYAYGPSLNLIVGTYGNAVLSTYPIQSARMVMLPSELEPRSVLKVTLKRNGQPFDVYTTHFGLHHEERVKQSEFLAKQLREDSGTHAILAGDFNTTPDDLILDGLRTLFRDPLHERGQRLITLSGKTGGGKEIDRILLSPRLILIDAAAPRVGKSDHYPVVLTVEVPPPDRTRGPEKIGPDASGGLRMSLPSMRE, encoded by the coding sequence ATGAAACGCGCATTCGTCAGTCTGACATTTCTGATTGTTTCGCTGCTTCCCCCCCGCGGCGTGGAGGTCTCCAACCTCTTTGCAGGCGAAGGCTTCTCCTTAGGGAATAACGATCCAGTCATGAGAATCGTTACATACAATATTCGCGGATGCCGGGATGAAGCCGGTCATGCCGACCCCGCGGCGGTAGCGGCGGAGCTCGCCGGCCTGCAGGCGGACATCATTGCGCTGCAGGAGGTAGACAATGGACTGCCCCGGTCGGGATTCCAGCATCAGGTCAAACGAATCGCCGGGATGCTGGGCATGAACTACGCCTATGGCCCATCCCTGAATCTGATCGTCGGCACCTACGGCAATGCCGTGCTCAGCACGTACCCGATCCAATCAGCCAGAATGGTGATGCTCCCCTCCGAGCTTGAGCCTCGGAGCGTACTGAAGGTCACCCTCAAGCGAAACGGACAGCCCTTTGATGTCTATACTACCCATTTTGGGCTGCACCATGAAGAACGCGTCAAGCAAAGCGAATTTTTGGCAAAACAATTGCGCGAAGATTCTGGCACCCATGCCATCCTCGCTGGAGATTTCAACACGACACCGGATGATCTCATCCTGGACGGGCTGCGCACCCTTTTCCGCGATCCCCTCCACGAACGGGGACAACGGCTGATCACCCTCTCGGGAAAAACGGGGGGCGGAAAAGAGATCGACCGCATCCTGCTCTCGCCGAGACTGATCCTGATCGATGCGGCTGCCCCCCGCGTGGGCAAGTCCGATCACTACCCCGTCGTCCTCACCGTCGAGGTCCCGCCTCCGGATAGGACCCGTGGTCCGGAGAAGATCGGCCCTGACGCTAGCGGGGGTTTGCGTATGTCTCTCCCTTCGATGAGAGAATAG
- a CDS encoding YtrH family sporulation protein: MGQVIFTFFVAYGIVVGGSLSGGLGAFLNEKPPLWSIAQLADQLKIWGLVGALGGTFDSFLQIEKILAGNFSPVFKQLVMIVVAFLGAHMGTISIQWLVQVRS; the protein is encoded by the coding sequence TTGGGACAGGTCATTTTCACTTTTTTTGTCGCATACGGCATTGTGGTGGGCGGCTCGCTGTCCGGCGGATTGGGCGCATTTTTGAATGAAAAACCGCCGCTCTGGTCGATCGCCCAATTGGCGGATCAATTAAAAATCTGGGGACTGGTGGGGGCGCTGGGCGGTACGTTTGACTCCTTTTTGCAAATTGAAAAGATCCTGGCGGGCAATTTTTCACCGGTGTTCAAACAATTGGTGATGATTGTCGTCGCTTTTCTCGGGGCCCATATGGGTACGATCTCGATTCAGTGGCTGGTCCAGGTGCGTTCATGA
- a CDS encoding septation ring formation regulator EzrA, with the protein MKKKWILLCLAGMMLYSQPALATPFPEKTEEIVQDAEGLTNAKERAKFAEELGQLPGSYKVVIVESTEPEAQSPDEYAQKLFDNYNLSDEYLMVVLDINTEQLGVYPGPALQAKGATQSLLHDKITAYFEPFRNQKEYFAGIQTFLGEVEAELNRQQNQSKPVAATSAETSPDDEKQVNSGWLKLPWWLYAVGIVFAALSAGLVYAMFRRRSIFHQVDEVEDWKDELLEKINVIEVDNKLRRSSGKTEEQYLYLADRKENLLRNRMPDVEMMILDAEEACDRFRFKLALGILDEARETLEAIEQELQELKSDTTKVVTKKKESKLAIPEIGKQMEQVERRLSDLRLEYGLSFHELKAGLDDVESMRSRIQELRAEGDDVGAYDLTLRAQKILGKISDAIEQTPKWRERVLKEMPEEFRQLEDGIAEAAGDGYDLDRTALDNSLLQAKQMLTAARTALEEGNLELVETHAKAFEVLIDSTYQSIEELVLAQRAAASAAYAAAAAAAATPTAPASAPTADPASALAAAPAPDAATDAAFSTEESSDAGADTGERAFAAAAAAMAEAAPAAPVAYPGVLTGAEAEQDRGYGRFPSTHGAVQHPDSPDAPASLEADSTISRLEREELWKRETVAQDVAQDAGETADETTAQTADEAAGETAMSKAAGAAGLSVAPGEAAASTAAGGADQTAPAHPASGQSQYDENDEEDEYELVIPKSEVELEEEEDDQPAPPQRLDIRTEDEALDELERISNALVRVRQQIKRSYLPGVPEQLKYLFEDVVQILGRIQAVMESYRYDIEEVSMLINDANELLIETEQLAERTISTCQRAEGAIQYTNRYRRQNRQVNDLLSQAELAFRQLMFQEAYLLAEEARLLIEGAQAEPEKGWLLRRKKKG; encoded by the coding sequence GTGAAGAAGAAATGGATCCTGCTATGCCTTGCGGGAATGATGTTATATAGCCAACCGGCACTCGCTACGCCTTTTCCGGAAAAAACAGAAGAAATCGTACAGGATGCCGAAGGACTGACGAATGCCAAGGAGAGAGCCAAGTTTGCAGAGGAACTTGGGCAGTTGCCCGGCTCTTACAAGGTAGTCATTGTCGAAAGCACGGAGCCCGAGGCGCAAAGCCCGGATGAGTACGCACAGAAGCTTTTTGACAACTACAATTTGTCTGACGAGTACTTGATGGTCGTCCTCGACATCAACACCGAGCAGCTCGGCGTCTACCCCGGGCCGGCCCTGCAGGCTAAAGGGGCCACCCAATCCCTCTTGCATGATAAAATTACGGCCTATTTCGAACCGTTCCGCAACCAGAAAGAGTATTTTGCGGGGATCCAGACCTTCCTCGGCGAGGTAGAGGCCGAACTGAACAGACAGCAAAATCAAAGCAAGCCCGTTGCTGCTACCAGCGCGGAGACAAGCCCTGATGACGAGAAGCAGGTCAACAGCGGCTGGCTCAAGCTGCCATGGTGGCTGTACGCGGTCGGCATCGTCTTCGCCGCGCTGTCCGCGGGACTTGTCTACGCAATGTTTCGCCGCCGCTCCATCTTTCACCAGGTAGATGAAGTAGAAGATTGGAAAGATGAACTGCTCGAAAAAATCAACGTAATCGAGGTGGACAATAAGCTTCGCCGCTCGTCCGGAAAGACGGAAGAACAGTATCTGTATCTGGCGGATCGAAAGGAAAACCTGCTGCGCAATCGCATGCCTGATGTAGAAATGATGATCCTGGACGCGGAAGAGGCTTGCGACCGGTTCCGCTTCAAGCTGGCACTGGGCATTCTGGATGAAGCCAGAGAGACCCTTGAAGCAATCGAACAGGAGCTGCAGGAGCTGAAGTCAGATACCACAAAGGTGGTCACCAAGAAAAAAGAAAGCAAGCTGGCCATTCCCGAAATCGGCAAGCAAATGGAGCAGGTCGAGCGGCGTTTGTCCGATCTGCGTCTGGAGTACGGCCTCTCTTTTCACGAGTTGAAAGCCGGGCTTGACGACGTAGAGAGCATGCGCAGCCGGATTCAGGAACTGCGGGCCGAGGGCGATGATGTCGGCGCTTACGACCTCACGCTGCGAGCGCAAAAGATCCTGGGCAAAATATCTGACGCGATTGAGCAGACGCCCAAATGGCGGGAGCGGGTCCTGAAGGAAATGCCCGAGGAATTTCGCCAGCTGGAGGATGGCATTGCGGAAGCGGCCGGCGACGGATACGATCTGGACCGCACCGCGCTGGACAATTCGCTCCTGCAGGCGAAACAAATGTTGACCGCTGCCCGAACAGCATTGGAAGAAGGAAATCTGGAGCTGGTGGAGACGCATGCCAAAGCATTTGAGGTGCTGATCGATTCGACGTACCAGAGCATCGAGGAACTGGTTCTCGCGCAGCGCGCAGCGGCAAGTGCCGCCTATGCGGCTGCAGCGGCTGCAGCGGCAACGCCTACAGCGCCAGCGTCTGCTCCCACGGCGGATCCAGCGTCTGCACTTGCAGCAGCTCCGGCTCCAGATGCTGCGACAGACGCCGCTTTTTCGACAGAGGAAAGCTCCGATGCCGGAGCTGACACAGGTGAAAGAGCATTCGCGGCGGCTGCAGCGGCAATGGCCGAGGCTGCGCCTGCTGCCCCCGTCGCGTATCCCGGCGTACTGACCGGAGCCGAAGCGGAGCAGGATCGCGGATATGGACGATTCCCGAGTACGCATGGAGCTGTCCAGCATCCGGACAGCCCGGATGCCCCCGCCTCTCTAGAGGCAGACAGCACGATCAGCCGCCTGGAACGAGAGGAGCTTTGGAAGCGGGAGACCGTTGCCCAAGACGTTGCCCAAGACGCAGGCGAAACAGCGGATGAAACAACTGCTCAGACCGCTGACGAAGCAGCAGGCGAAACGGCAATGTCAAAAGCAGCAGGAGCAGCGGGATTGTCTGTAGCACCGGGCGAAGCAGCGGCATCTACCGCGGCAGGCGGCGCGGACCAGACGGCACCAGCCCATCCTGCTTCCGGCCAATCTCAATACGACGAAAACGACGAGGAAGACGAGTACGAGCTGGTGATCCCCAAATCCGAGGTGGAGCTGGAGGAAGAGGAGGACGATCAGCCTGCTCCGCCCCAGCGTTTGGATATCCGCACGGAGGACGAGGCGCTGGACGAGCTGGAGCGCATCTCCAACGCGCTCGTCAGAGTACGTCAGCAGATCAAGCGAAGCTATCTTCCGGGAGTGCCGGAGCAGCTCAAATACCTGTTTGAAGATGTCGTGCAAATTCTCGGGAGAATTCAGGCGGTCATGGAATCGTACCGCTACGACATCGAAGAAGTATCCATGCTGATCAACGATGCCAACGAGCTTCTGATCGAGACGGAGCAGCTGGCAGAACGGACGATCTCCACCTGCCAGCGCGCGGAGGGAGCGATCCAGTACACCAACCGTTACCGCAGGCAAAACCGGCAGGTGAATGACCTCTTGTCCCAAGCGGAACTGGCATTCCGTCAGCTGATGTTTCAAGAGGCGTACCTGTTGGCAGAGGAAGCGCGCTTGCTGATCGAGGGTGCACAGGCCGAACCGGAAAAAGGGTGGCTCCTGCGCCGGAAGAAAAAGGGGTGA
- a CDS encoding YjcZ family sporulation protein — protein MSNLFNSGGFAGFALILVLFILLSIVGTSED, from the coding sequence TTGAGCAATCTTTTCAATAGCGGCGGGTTTGCCGGGTTTGCCCTGATTCTGGTGCTGTTCATTCTGCTTAGTATCGTAGGCACCTCTGAAGACTGA
- a CDS encoding HD domain-containing phosphohydrolase, which yields MRKGRSALPLKLKKKMKTRLYPVFLILLPIFFSVIVFFGYQETKLVYYQNEIEAMERQLNSIFQILRLYDDRVQDRSLSLPEAENEAKTLLAGPKLPDGTRDSGAVDIIMQPGESFLVFNSQGKLIVHSRLEGQNLFHMTDSEGRMLAREVLHKGNSVISYPSQIPGSKTDEKQIAVVRYFPQWDWHVSLVTSETNFYHKLSNLQTLLIVLVLGSYFITAILFYNTRRKDKALLSSKLRGEQLVETNQSILKTLAVALEERDAYTSGHSQRVAFYMRIIGEQMNFDSVTLDTIYTGGLLHDIGKIGIEDSILLKPGRLTEEEYEIIQSHPVRGEAVLKRLYAESGRHHADEIEKIMVITRHHHERFDGKGYPDRLAGEDIPIWARIAAVADSFDAMTSSRAYRKGLSFSKACDELIQHAGTQFCPTVVRAFFECVTLETFYRAHQISRANELLDRIQEKRDISLQRRVSL from the coding sequence ATGCGGAAAGGACGTAGCGCCTTGCCACTCAAGCTGAAGAAGAAGATGAAAACCCGTCTTTATCCCGTGTTCTTGATTTTGCTACCGATTTTCTTTTCCGTCATCGTGTTCTTCGGATACCAAGAGACCAAGCTCGTCTACTATCAGAACGAGATCGAGGCCATGGAAAGGCAGCTCAATTCCATATTTCAAATTTTGCGCTTGTACGATGACCGGGTGCAGGATCGTTCCCTTTCCTTGCCTGAGGCGGAAAATGAAGCGAAAACCTTGCTCGCCGGGCCCAAGCTGCCCGACGGCACGCGCGATTCCGGTGCGGTGGACATCATCATGCAGCCTGGCGAATCATTTCTCGTCTTCAACTCGCAAGGCAAGCTGATCGTGCATTCCCGCCTGGAAGGCCAAAACCTCTTCCACATGACAGATTCCGAGGGAAGAATGCTCGCCCGCGAAGTTCTTCACAAGGGAAACAGCGTCATCTCCTACCCATCACAGATCCCTGGCTCGAAGACGGATGAGAAACAAATTGCCGTCGTCCGTTATTTCCCGCAATGGGACTGGCATGTGAGTCTCGTTACATCCGAAACCAATTTCTATCACAAACTGTCGAATCTCCAAACGTTGCTGATCGTCCTCGTACTTGGCAGCTACTTCATCACAGCGATTCTCTTTTACAACACACGGCGAAAGGACAAGGCCCTGCTCAGCTCCAAGCTGAGAGGCGAACAGCTGGTAGAGACGAACCAAAGCATCCTGAAAACATTGGCCGTTGCTTTGGAAGAGCGAGATGCCTACACCTCCGGACACTCCCAGCGGGTGGCATTTTACATGCGCATCATCGGCGAGCAGATGAATTTCGACAGCGTGACGCTCGATACCATCTACACGGGGGGCCTGCTCCACGATATCGGCAAGATTGGCATCGAAGACAGCATCCTCCTCAAGCCGGGCCGTCTCACGGAAGAAGAATATGAGATAATCCAGTCCCATCCAGTGCGCGGAGAAGCCGTTTTGAAGCGGCTCTATGCGGAATCCGGCCGACATCATGCCGATGAAATCGAAAAAATCATGGTCATCACGCGCCATCACCACGAACGCTTTGACGGCAAGGGCTACCCGGACAGACTGGCCGGAGAAGACATCCCGATCTGGGCACGGATCGCGGCCGTGGCCGATTCCTTCGACGCCATGACGTCGTCCCGCGCCTACCGCAAAGGACTCTCCTTTTCGAAGGCCTGCGACGAATTGATCCAGCATGCCGGGACGCAGTTCTGTCCCACGGTCGTGCGCGCCTTTTTCGAATGCGTGACCTTAGAAACCTTTTACCGCGCCCACCAAATCTCGCGGGCAAATGAGCTGCTGGATCGCATCCAGGAAAAAAGGGACATCAGCCTGCAGCGAAGAGTCAGCCTGTAA
- the refZ gene encoding forespore capture DNA-binding protein RefZ, translating to MDQTKLRILSAAAMLFDQKGYHGTSVRQIAEQAEVNVALISYHFHGKQGVLERLISYYFETLFRQLKELEERVKACPPMEKLEAVIRLYLGFQRENAAITRLIQRQLSVESILAREVMTLYISRWKHGIAQPIEEGIAAGLFRPVSVDHLLLITASQLIYPFMHPQSVRDVFGQEPASPAFVDWLASEIIRSLQSRLCLPYNQER from the coding sequence ATGGACCAGACCAAACTGCGCATTTTGTCCGCAGCAGCCATGCTTTTTGACCAAAAAGGGTACCATGGAACCAGCGTCCGGCAGATCGCCGAACAGGCTGAGGTCAATGTTGCTCTGATTTCCTACCACTTTCACGGCAAGCAGGGCGTTCTGGAAAGACTGATCTCCTATTACTTTGAGACCTTGTTTCGACAGCTGAAGGAGCTGGAGGAGCGGGTAAAAGCATGTCCACCCATGGAAAAGCTGGAGGCCGTCATCCGTCTGTATCTCGGCTTTCAACGTGAGAATGCCGCGATTACCAGGCTGATTCAGCGTCAGCTCAGCGTGGAATCGATCCTCGCCCGGGAAGTGATGACACTCTACATCAGCCGGTGGAAACACGGGATCGCTCAGCCGATTGAGGAAGGGATCGCAGCGGGCCTTTTTCGGCCTGTCTCCGTCGACCACCTCCTCTTGATCACCGCGAGTCAGTTGATCTATCCGTTTATGCATCCCCAATCGGTCCGCGACGTGTTCGGCCAGGAACCGGCATCGCCAGCCTTTGTCGATTGGCTGGCTTCTGAAATTATCCGCTCTTTGCAATCCAGGCTTTGTTTGCCTTACAATCAGGAAAGGTAA